The following proteins are co-located in the Solidesulfovibrio fructosivorans JJ] genome:
- the rnc gene encoding ribonuclease III has product MSEPTALENALGHVFVRPELLTTALTHSSYANERGEAAKHNERLEFLGDAVLELSVSEELFARFPEAPEGELTLLRSQLVNESSLAAMALRLSLEDHILLGKGEENQGGRTRPSLLSDVFEAVIGALFLDGGYGVAKSFVNATFAEVWPVRSVAPKTRDYKSRLQEYTQKVHKARPVYTLLDSEGPEHDKRFTVRLELPDGHALTAMEKSVKKAEQMAARLALEKISDAAATW; this is encoded by the coding sequence ATGTCTGAACCCACCGCCCTGGAAAACGCCCTGGGGCATGTTTTCGTCCGTCCGGAACTGCTCACCACGGCGTTGACGCACAGTTCCTATGCCAATGAACGCGGCGAAGCCGCCAAGCACAACGAACGCCTGGAATTTTTAGGCGATGCGGTACTGGAGCTGTCCGTATCCGAGGAACTTTTCGCCCGTTTCCCGGAAGCGCCGGAAGGCGAACTGACGCTCCTGCGCTCCCAGCTCGTCAACGAATCGAGCCTGGCCGCCATGGCGTTGCGCCTGTCCCTGGAGGACCACATCCTGCTCGGCAAGGGGGAGGAGAATCAAGGGGGCCGGACCCGGCCGTCGCTATTAAGCGACGTCTTCGAGGCCGTCATCGGCGCGCTCTTTCTGGACGGGGGCTACGGGGTGGCCAAAAGCTTCGTGAACGCGACCTTCGCCGAGGTCTGGCCGGTCCGGTCCGTCGCGCCCAAAACCCGGGACTATAAAAGCCGGCTGCAGGAATACACCCAGAAGGTGCACAAGGCGCGCCCCGTCTACACCCTGCTCGACAGCGAAGGCCCGGAGCACGACAAGCGCTTCACCGTGCGCCTGGAGCTGCCGGATGGCCACGCGCTCACGGCCATGGAAAAAAGCGTGAAAAAAGCGGAGCAGATGGCCGCCAGACTGGCGCTGGAGAAAATCTCGGACGCCGCGGCGACCTGGTAG